The Candidatus Poribacteria bacterium genome includes a window with the following:
- a CDS encoding phosphotransferase has product MLKTIACPICGTQVEYAIENSPDWYRDPSLPVYRIDCHEKCRRYWLAAISDPRPQIDPAILSVLDELNDKQRMFISESTQRVCDTDSWVIYDSSEFQRLVNDYHYAKAAIMLYGWRNATFQVSGTGLDAENRLFFVESEGTRWTLRLHQLGTSVDKVRSEIYWLKALWNKAKVKTLSPVQGCDGESVQCLSGNALPVRYATAYNWIPGKTLNLLSEAEKTPELIRSLGTMLGRMHALSETLKLPHWFTRPRYDIDWINLKVKKAFGTDYKLYSSREHEKLSTVSSRFSRFATEHGEGRHVFGLINLDFEPHNIVISETQPCPIDLVHLGFGYYISDILNVSRCFDTDEQPIFFEAYQEIRSLPKDYRQQFALFDDIGLL; this is encoded by the coding sequence ATGCTAAAAACAATAGCGTGCCCAATTTGTGGTACTCAAGTCGAATACGCTATCGAAAATTCGCCCGATTGGTACCGAGATCCATCCCTACCCGTCTACCGAATTGATTGTCATGAGAAATGCAGACGGTATTGGCTTGCAGCAATTTCTGACCCGCGACCACAAATCGACCCAGCTATTCTGTCCGTCCTTGATGAACTAAATGATAAACAACGGATGTTTATCTCCGAATCAACACAGCGTGTTTGTGACACCGATAGTTGGGTAATTTATGACAGTAGTGAATTCCAACGACTTGTCAACGATTATCACTATGCAAAGGCGGCTATTATGCTGTATGGATGGCGTAATGCCACCTTCCAGGTCAGCGGTACCGGATTGGATGCTGAGAACCGGCTGTTTTTTGTAGAGAGTGAGGGCACACGGTGGACCCTGAGACTCCATCAGCTTGGAACTTCTGTCGATAAAGTCCGCTCTGAAATCTATTGGTTAAAAGCACTGTGGAATAAGGCGAAGGTCAAGACCTTATCCCCGGTGCAGGGATGTGACGGAGAATCGGTTCAATGTCTCTCTGGAAACGCTCTACCGGTGCGATATGCTACCGCCTACAATTGGATTCCCGGCAAGACGCTTAACCTACTCTCCGAGGCTGAAAAAACGCCTGAACTGATTCGGAGTCTTGGGACCATGCTGGGTCGCATGCACGCTCTCTCGGAGACCTTAAAACTGCCGCACTGGTTCACTCGTCCTCGATATGACATTGACTGGATCAATCTGAAAGTTAAGAAGGCATTTGGAACGGATTACAAGCTTTATTCATCAAGGGAGCACGAAAAACTCTCCACCGTTTCTTCGCGCTTCTCGCGGTTTGCCACGGAACATGGGGAAGGTAGACACGTTTTTGGACTCATTAACTTGGATTTTGAACCTCATAATATCGTTATTTCGGAGACACAGCCCTGTCCAATCGACCTGGTCCACTTGGGGTTTGGTTATTACATTTCAGATATTCTGAATGTTTCGCGCTGTTTTGATACGGACGAACAGCCGATTTTCTTCGAGGCGTATCAAGAAATTCGATCACTACCGAAAGATTACCGTCAACAGTTTGCTTTATTTGATGATATAGGCTTACTGTAA